One segment of Phycisphaerae bacterium DNA contains the following:
- the acpS gene encoding holo-ACP synthase — protein MKIIAQGIDLIECKRIRDVWERHGDRLTDRLLTPAELAYVRANRDPVPRLAGRFAAKEAILKVLGTGWKGKIAWRDMEILNDAAGRPYVTLCDECKQVADSLGITRILISITHTENFAAAVATGVAD, from the coding sequence ATGAAGATCATTGCCCAGGGTATTGATCTGATCGAGTGCAAGCGGATCCGCGACGTCTGGGAGCGTCACGGCGACCGGCTGACCGACCGCCTGTTGACCCCTGCGGAGCTGGCCTACGTGCGCGCCAACCGCGACCCGGTACCGCGCTTGGCCGGCCGTTTCGCGGCCAAGGAGGCCATCCTCAAGGTTCTGGGTACCGGCTGGAAGGGCAAGATCGCCTGGCGCGACATGGAGATTCTCAACGACGCCGCCGGCCGGCCATATGTTACCCTCTGCGACGAGTGCAAGCAGGTGGCCGATTCGCTCGGCATCACGCGCATTCTCATCTCCATCACGCACACCGAGAACTTTGCCGCCGCCGTGGCGACGGGAGTTGCAGACTGA